A single Deltaproteobacteria bacterium DNA region contains:
- a CDS encoding 4Fe-4S dicluster domain-containing protein translates to MSVRPQGAPTVDSVILSVDGLGQLLSRLRTEGRTLVGPTVRDGAIVQAELEGLADLPAGLTEVQEPGRYRLERRGDVALFGFSTAVHSFKQLFFAPRQRLFSARRTEEGFAVTPEPAETRPLALIGARACDLAAIAVQDRVFAEGPHADPHYVARRADVFVVALSCGVAGGTCFCVSMGTGPRATRGFDLALTELLEGEHRFLVQAGTERGAAHLAHLPTRPASADDLGQAEALLTRTAAQMGRTLETDGLKELLYRHAESPRWESVARRCLSCANCTLACPTCFCGTVEEVSDLTGQTAERVRRWDSCFTFEHSHVHGGPVRQAAASRYRQWMTHKLASWIDQFGTSGCVGCGRCITWCPVGIDITEEAAAFRAAEGGR, encoded by the coding sequence ATGTCGGTTCGTCCTCAGGGGGCGCCGACCGTCGACTCGGTAATCCTGTCCGTCGACGGCCTCGGCCAGCTGCTCTCGCGGCTCCGGACAGAGGGACGCACGCTCGTGGGACCCACGGTGCGCGACGGGGCGATCGTGCAGGCCGAGCTCGAGGGGCTCGCCGACCTGCCCGCCGGTCTGACCGAGGTGCAAGAGCCCGGACGCTACCGGCTCGAGCGACGTGGCGACGTCGCGCTCTTCGGCTTCTCCACGGCGGTGCACTCTTTCAAACAGCTCTTCTTCGCCCCGCGACAGCGCCTCTTCAGCGCGCGCCGCACGGAGGAGGGCTTCGCGGTCACCCCCGAGCCGGCGGAGACCAGACCGCTCGCCCTGATCGGCGCGCGCGCCTGCGACCTGGCGGCGATCGCGGTCCAGGACCGGGTCTTCGCCGAGGGCCCCCACGCCGACCCCCACTACGTCGCCCGCCGCGCCGACGTCTTCGTCGTCGCGCTCTCGTGCGGCGTGGCCGGCGGCACCTGCTTCTGCGTCTCGATGGGCACGGGCCCCCGCGCCACCCGCGGCTTCGACCTCGCACTCACCGAGCTCCTCGAGGGAGAGCATCGCTTCCTCGTTCAGGCGGGCACCGAGCGCGGCGCGGCGCACCTCGCGCATCTGCCGACGCGGCCCGCCTCGGCCGACGACCTGGGCCAGGCCGAGGCCCTGCTCACGCGCACGGCGGCGCAGATGGGGCGCACGCTCGAGACGGATGGCCTCAAGGAGCTGCTCTACCGTCACGCCGAATCGCCCCGCTGGGAGAGCGTAGCGAGGCGCTGCCTGAGCTGCGCGAACTGCACTCTGGCCTGCCCGACCTGCTTCTGCGGCACCGTCGAAGAGGTCTCCGACCTGACCGGCCAGACGGCCGAGCGGGTGCGCCGCTGGGACTCGTGCTTTACCTTCGAACACTCGCACGTGCACGGGGGCCCGGTGCGGCAGGCCGCGGCCTCCCGCTACCGCCAATGGATGACCCATAAGCTCGCGAGCTGGATCGATCAGTTCGGGACTTCGGGCTGCGTCGGCTGCGGCCGTTGCATCACCTGGTGCCCCGTGGGCATCGACATCACCGAGGAGGCGGCGGCCTTCCGCGCCGCCGAAGGAGGGAGGTGA
- a CDS encoding cyclic nucleotide-binding domain-containing protein, translated as MATTTAELIKHPFLHGLTEAQVESLKAQAQRFEPGAFLTREGEEARTLYLLVHGRVSLELHVPGRGVTQVETIGAGDIIGLSWNFPPYRWHLDARASEPVEAFAIDAPHLRGRIEDDPEIFRVLTIRLMHLMYERIERLRMHRLDVYGAGR; from the coding sequence ATGGCCACGACGACTGCCGAGCTGATCAAACACCCGTTCCTGCACGGCCTGACCGAGGCGCAGGTGGAGAGCCTGAAGGCGCAAGCCCAGCGTTTCGAGCCGGGGGCCTTCCTCACGCGCGAGGGCGAGGAGGCCCGGACCCTCTACTTGCTCGTGCACGGCCGCGTCTCGCTCGAGCTGCACGTGCCGGGACGGGGCGTCACGCAGGTGGAGACGATCGGCGCCGGCGACATCATCGGGCTCTCGTGGAACTTTCCCCCTTACCGCTGGCACCTCGACGCCCGCGCGAGCGAGCCGGTGGAGGCCTTCGCCATCGACGCCCCGCACCTTCGCGGCCGCATCGAGGACGACCCGGAGATCTTCCGCGTGCTGACGATCCGCCTGATGCACCTGATGTACGAGCGCATCGAACGGCTGCGCATGCACCGCCTCGACGTCTACGGGGCCGGACGATGA
- a CDS encoding FAD/NAD(P)-binding protein yields MNALRPGPAAPDAASALHPMLPEPMRITKVTAETRDTFTLRLDPGAQGDGFPFAPGQFNMLYHFGAGEVAISISGDPGAPEELVHTIRAVGSVTGLMAGLKAGDVVGVRGPYGTPWPMEAMRGHDVMILAGGLGLAPLRPAIYHLLRHRADYGQVALLVGARSPEDLPFRKELERWQRRKELQTLVTVDHAGPGWTGPVGVVPSLIARARVAPERAVALVCGPEVMMKFSVRDLERQGMTDDRIFVSMERNMKCAVAQCGHCQYGPHFLCKDGPVLPFARVRSIFSVREI; encoded by the coding sequence ATGAACGCCCTGCGACCGGGCCCGGCGGCGCCCGACGCGGCGAGCGCGCTCCACCCCATGCTCCCCGAGCCGATGCGCATCACGAAGGTCACCGCCGAGACCCGCGACACCTTCACGCTGCGGCTGGACCCCGGAGCGCAGGGAGATGGATTTCCCTTCGCCCCGGGCCAGTTCAACATGCTCTATCACTTCGGCGCGGGCGAGGTGGCGATCTCGATCAGCGGCGACCCGGGCGCCCCCGAGGAGCTCGTGCACACCATCCGCGCCGTCGGCTCGGTCACGGGGCTGATGGCCGGGCTCAAGGCGGGCGATGTCGTCGGCGTGCGCGGCCCCTACGGTACGCCGTGGCCCATGGAGGCGATGCGCGGCCACGACGTGATGATCCTCGCCGGCGGCCTCGGCCTCGCCCCGCTCCGGCCGGCGATCTACCACCTGCTCCGGCATCGCGCGGACTACGGCCAGGTGGCGCTCCTCGTCGGCGCGCGGAGCCCCGAGGACCTCCCCTTTCGCAAGGAGCTCGAGCGCTGGCAGCGCCGCAAGGAGCTGCAGACCCTCGTCACCGTCGACCACGCGGGACCGGGCTGGACCGGCCCGGTGGGCGTCGTCCCGAGCCTCATCGCCCGCGCCCGCGTGGCCCCCGAGAGGGCCGTCGCGCTCGTCTGCGGACCCGAGGTCATGATGAAGTTCAGCGTGCGCGATCTCGAACGGCAGGGGATGACCGACGATCGCATCTTCGTCTCGATGGAGCGCAACATGAAGTGCGCCGTCGCGCAGTGCGGTCATTGCCAGTACGGCCCGCACTTCCTCTGCAAGGATGGGCCGGTGCTCCCCTTCGCACGCGTGCGCAGCATCTTCTCGGTGCGGGAGATCTGA
- a CDS encoding oxidoreductase, whose amino-acid sequence MTVRRGTRRPTLAVWKFASCDGCQLSLLDLEDELLALAGVVELAYFPEATSTALKGPYDLSLVEGSITTAHDLERLHEVRRLSRKLVTIGACATAGGVQALRNVADVAAYRSVVYARPEYIATLATSTAIATHVPVDFELRGCPVNKRQLLDVVAAFARGRTPSIPAHAVCVECKLRGNVCVMVTGTPCLGPVTHAGCGALCPSYSRGCYGCFGPMEAPNAAALTAGLMGLGCTALDVTRLFRTFNADAPAFKEAAAAAEREGERRG is encoded by the coding sequence CTGACGGTGCGGCGCGGTACGCGAAGGCCCACCCTCGCGGTCTGGAAGTTCGCCTCGTGCGACGGCTGCCAGCTCTCGCTGCTGGACCTCGAGGACGAACTCCTGGCGCTCGCCGGCGTCGTCGAGCTGGCGTACTTCCCCGAGGCCACGAGCACGGCGCTCAAGGGCCCCTACGACCTGTCGCTCGTGGAGGGCTCGATCACCACCGCGCACGACCTGGAACGCCTTCACGAGGTGCGGCGGCTCTCGCGCAAGCTCGTGACCATCGGCGCGTGCGCCACGGCGGGGGGAGTGCAAGCCCTCCGCAACGTCGCCGACGTGGCCGCGTACCGGAGCGTCGTCTACGCCCGGCCCGAGTACATCGCGACGCTCGCGACCTCCACGGCCATCGCCACCCACGTCCCGGTGGACTTCGAGCTGCGCGGCTGTCCGGTGAACAAGCGCCAGCTCCTCGACGTCGTCGCGGCCTTCGCGAGGGGGCGCACGCCCAGCATCCCCGCTCACGCGGTGTGCGTGGAGTGCAAGCTGCGCGGCAATGTGTGCGTGATGGTGACCGGCACCCCCTGCCTCGGGCCCGTGACCCACGCCGGCTGCGGGGCGCTCTGTCCGAGCTACTCGCGCGGCTGCTACGGCTGTTTCGGCCCCATGGAGGCCCCGAACGCGGCGGCGCTCACCGCGGGGCTCATGGGCCTGGGCTGCACCGCGCTCGACGTCACGCGCCTCTTCCGGACCTTCAACGCGGACGCGCCGGCCTTCAAGGAGGCCGCCGCGGCGGCCGAGCGCGAGGGAGAGCGCCGTGGCTGA
- a CDS encoding Ni/Fe hydrogenase subunit alpha produces MAERTRTIKVDYLPRVEGEGSLFIRLRQGKEPEVRLSIFEPPRFFEAFLRGRGYSEAPDLTARICGICPVAYLMSACHAMEDALGIRVEGQLRALRRLLYCGEWIESHTLHTFMLHAPDFLGYPDALTMAKFHGPKVELGLRLKRAGNAIVELLGGREIHPINVRVGGFYRVPTRAELDSLLPELRWGKEAAAEAARWMATLSFPELERDYEFVALRHPDEYPFCEGRISSSKGIDVPVREFGEHFAEEHVTHTHALHARVKERGAYLCGPLARFNLNFDRLYPEVQALAREVGLSVPCLNPFKMLLVRMVEVAQAFTDALRIVEAYAPPKEAFVPATPRAGEGHGGTEAPRGMLYHRYRLDDSGTILEAQIVPPTSQNQASIEEDLRQMAGELVALPLADATHRAEQAVRNHDPCISCATHFLTLKVDEE; encoded by the coding sequence GTGGCTGAGCGGACCCGCACGATCAAGGTCGACTACCTGCCGCGCGTCGAGGGCGAGGGGTCGCTCTTCATCCGGCTGCGCCAGGGGAAGGAGCCGGAGGTCCGCCTCTCCATCTTCGAGCCGCCGCGCTTCTTCGAGGCCTTTCTGCGCGGCCGCGGCTACAGCGAGGCCCCCGACCTGACGGCCCGCATCTGCGGCATCTGCCCCGTGGCGTACCTGATGAGCGCCTGCCACGCGATGGAGGACGCGCTCGGGATCCGCGTCGAGGGGCAGCTCCGGGCTCTGCGGCGGCTCCTCTACTGCGGCGAATGGATCGAGAGCCACACGCTGCACACCTTCATGCTGCACGCCCCCGACTTCCTCGGCTATCCCGACGCCCTGACCATGGCCAAGTTCCACGGACCGAAGGTGGAGCTCGGTCTGCGCCTCAAGCGGGCGGGCAACGCCATCGTCGAGCTGCTCGGCGGGCGCGAGATCCACCCCATCAACGTGCGCGTCGGCGGCTTCTACCGCGTCCCGACGCGCGCCGAGCTCGACTCGCTGCTGCCGGAGCTCCGCTGGGGCAAGGAGGCCGCCGCCGAGGCCGCGCGGTGGATGGCGACCCTCTCCTTCCCCGAGCTCGAGCGGGACTACGAGTTCGTCGCGCTCCGCCATCCGGACGAGTACCCCTTCTGCGAGGGACGCATTAGCTCGTCGAAGGGGATCGATGTTCCCGTCCGCGAGTTCGGCGAGCACTTCGCCGAGGAGCACGTCACGCACACCCACGCGCTGCACGCGCGCGTGAAGGAGCGGGGGGCGTACCTCTGCGGGCCCCTCGCGCGCTTCAACCTGAACTTCGACCGCCTCTATCCGGAGGTCCAGGCGCTCGCACGCGAGGTCGGTCTCTCCGTGCCGTGCCTGAACCCGTTCAAGATGCTCCTCGTGCGGATGGTCGAGGTGGCGCAGGCCTTCACCGACGCGCTCCGGATCGTCGAGGCCTACGCGCCGCCGAAGGAGGCCTTCGTACCCGCCACGCCGCGCGCGGGCGAGGGCCACGGCGGGACGGAGGCGCCGCGCGGGATGCTCTACCATCGCTATCGCCTCGATGACAGCGGCACCATTCTCGAGGCGCAGATCGTGCCGCCCACCTCGCAGAACCAGGCCTCGATCGAGGAGGACCTGCGGCAGATGGCCGGCGAGCTCGTCGCGCTGCCGCTCGCGGACGCGACGCACCGGGCCGAGCAGGCGGTGCGCAACCACGACCCGTGCATCTCGTGCGCCACGCACTTTCTGACGCTGAAGGTCGACGAGGAATGA
- a CDS encoding hydrogenase maturation protease, which translates to MKPHPAPGAAELAARRTRVIALGQRFAGDDGVGLVVLEALREALRGARLPEGVELVEAPDASRLVELVRFDGEVVIVDALLADPPGRVLLLDEPALARLGPGRLSSHGLGVAQAIGLARALAPALIARRLQLVGVTIAPPRRGESSLSDEVARALPEAVARVRTLIGA; encoded by the coding sequence ATGAAGCCGCACCCTGCGCCCGGCGCGGCGGAACTCGCGGCGCGGCGCACGCGCGTCATCGCCCTGGGCCAACGCTTCGCCGGCGACGACGGCGTCGGACTCGTCGTGCTCGAGGCGCTGCGCGAGGCGCTGCGTGGGGCGCGCCTCCCCGAGGGTGTGGAGCTCGTCGAGGCGCCGGACGCGAGCCGTCTGGTCGAGCTGGTGCGGTTCGACGGGGAGGTCGTGATCGTGGACGCGCTCCTGGCCGACCCCCCGGGGCGAGTCCTGCTCCTCGACGAGCCGGCGCTCGCCCGTCTTGGACCGGGACGGCTCTCGAGCCACGGGCTCGGCGTGGCGCAGGCGATAGGCCTCGCCCGCGCGCTCGCCCCCGCGCTCATCGCGCGGCGCCTTCAGCTGGTCGGCGTCACCATCGCCCCCCCACGGCGCGGGGAGAGTAGCCTCTCCGACGAGGTGGCCCGCGCCCTCCCCGAGGCTGTCGCGCGGGTCCGCACCCTCATCGGGGCATGA
- the hypF gene encoding carbamoyltransferase HypF, translating into MIRIGLALRGVVQGVGFRPFVFRLAEREGLTGLVQNLGSEVRIEVQGLAPRVARFEHALGSELPAAARIVSVARTALPLCDEPGFAIRPSERAPHVRPALPTDLATCPACRAEVLSPAERRHGYPFASCTACGPRYTIVEALPYDRASTSMRGFSLCAACRREFDDPRDRRFHAQPIACPICGPALRLLDSRGVELVRGAPALTAAVRLLGRGEILAAKSLGGYQLLVDATDPGAVARLRAGKGRDDKPFAVMFSAPEAMTPWCDLSADERAALSSPAAPILLARRRELPDPLPRTAGGLALEALAPGNRDLGVMLPSTPLYLLLLEELGRPVVCTSGNLAEEPMCTDEPEALARLGKLADAFLVHDRPIVRPVDDSVVRVTGAGPQLVRRARGYAPLPLPLARAGREACVLALGAELKSTVALLLGEEAVVSQHLGDLRSAGGARLLARTVDDLLGFFAARPELLVCDLHPDYASSRLAEKLATAHGVPLLRAQHHHAHVAAVMAEHALEGPVLGLAWDGAGLGSDGTLWGGEALVVERAGFSRVAHLEPFPLPGGERAFREPWRAALGLLFAHAPELASSFAAEVLPAPEAALLLETLRSGVASPRTSSVGRLFDAVAALAGLRTGPSYEGQAALLLEQAAREVGPVEPYPLPLGDGPPMVASLGPFVDALLAERRRHAAPSVLAARLHETLAALAEAIAARVGLEPVVLAGGCFLNERLTARTRERLLARGHQVYLSRDFPPGDGAISLGQARLGDWSLDGARAVYVETSRTSSSR; encoded by the coding sequence ATGATCCGCATCGGGCTCGCGCTCCGCGGTGTGGTGCAGGGGGTGGGCTTTCGCCCCTTCGTCTTTCGCCTCGCTGAGCGAGAGGGGCTGACCGGCCTCGTGCAGAACCTGGGGAGCGAGGTACGGATCGAGGTGCAGGGACTCGCGCCTCGCGTGGCGCGCTTCGAGCACGCGCTCGGGAGCGAGCTCCCCGCGGCGGCCCGCATCGTATCGGTCGCGCGGACTGCGCTCCCGCTGTGCGATGAACCGGGTTTCGCGATCCGCCCGAGCGAGCGCGCGCCGCACGTGCGTCCGGCCCTGCCGACGGACCTCGCGACCTGCCCCGCCTGTCGCGCGGAGGTGCTCTCGCCCGCCGAGAGGCGGCACGGTTACCCCTTCGCGAGCTGCACGGCCTGCGGCCCTCGGTACACCATCGTCGAGGCCCTCCCCTACGATCGCGCCTCGACCAGCATGCGCGGCTTTTCGCTCTGCGCCGCCTGTCGGCGCGAGTTCGACGACCCGCGGGATCGGCGCTTTCACGCTCAGCCGATCGCCTGCCCGATCTGCGGGCCCGCGCTCCGGCTGCTCGATTCGCGCGGGGTAGAGCTCGTGCGGGGTGCTCCCGCGCTCACGGCCGCGGTGCGACTCCTCGGGCGGGGCGAGATTCTGGCCGCCAAGAGCCTCGGCGGCTATCAGCTGCTCGTGGACGCCACCGACCCCGGGGCCGTCGCGCGGCTCCGCGCGGGCAAGGGACGCGACGATAAGCCCTTCGCCGTGATGTTCTCGGCGCCGGAGGCCATGACACCCTGGTGCGACCTCTCGGCCGACGAGCGGGCGGCGCTCTCGTCTCCCGCGGCGCCGATCCTCCTCGCACGGCGTCGAGAGCTTCCCGACCCATTGCCTCGGACGGCCGGTGGCCTGGCTCTGGAGGCGCTGGCCCCGGGAAACCGCGACCTCGGGGTGATGCTCCCGTCCACGCCGCTCTACCTCCTTCTGCTCGAAGAGCTCGGGCGGCCGGTGGTCTGCACGAGCGGCAATTTGGCCGAGGAGCCGATGTGCACCGACGAGCCGGAGGCGCTCGCTCGCCTCGGAAAGCTCGCCGACGCCTTTCTGGTCCACGACCGTCCGATCGTGCGCCCCGTGGACGACTCGGTCGTGCGCGTGACCGGCGCCGGTCCGCAGCTCGTGCGGCGCGCCCGCGGCTACGCCCCGCTCCCTCTGCCTCTCGCGCGGGCGGGACGCGAGGCGTGCGTCCTGGCCCTCGGGGCGGAGCTGAAGAGCACCGTGGCGCTCCTCCTCGGGGAGGAGGCCGTGGTGAGCCAGCACCTCGGCGACCTGCGCTCCGCTGGCGGGGCGCGGCTCCTCGCGCGCACGGTGGACGACCTGCTCGGCTTCTTCGCCGCGCGCCCCGAGCTCCTCGTCTGCGACCTCCACCCGGACTACGCCTCGAGCCGCCTGGCCGAGAAGCTCGCGACCGCGCACGGCGTGCCGCTCCTCCGCGCGCAGCACCACCACGCCCACGTCGCGGCCGTGATGGCCGAGCACGCGCTCGAAGGACCGGTGCTCGGGCTGGCCTGGGACGGAGCGGGCCTCGGCTCCGACGGCACCCTGTGGGGGGGAGAGGCCCTGGTCGTGGAGCGCGCGGGCTTTTCGCGCGTCGCGCACCTCGAGCCCTTTCCGCTCCCCGGTGGCGAGCGTGCCTTTCGCGAGCCGTGGCGCGCGGCGCTGGGGCTGCTCTTCGCACACGCCCCCGAGCTGGCCTCGTCGTTCGCGGCCGAGGTCCTCCCGGCTCCCGAGGCTGCGCTGCTCCTCGAGACGCTCCGGAGCGGGGTCGCCTCTCCCCGCACGAGCAGCGTCGGGCGGCTCTTCGACGCGGTGGCCGCGCTCGCCGGTCTTCGCACGGGCCCGAGCTACGAAGGTCAGGCCGCGCTGCTCCTCGAGCAGGCAGCCCGCGAGGTGGGCCCGGTCGAGCCTTACCCGCTCCCCCTCGGAGACGGGCCACCCATGGTGGCCTCGCTCGGTCCGTTCGTCGACGCGCTCCTCGCCGAGCGGCGCCGCCACGCTGCCCCCTCGGTGCTCGCCGCGCGCCTGCACGAGACGCTGGCCGCCCTCGCCGAGGCCATCGCCGCCCGCGTCGGGCTCGAGCCGGTGGTCCTCGCGGGGGGCTGCTTCCTGAACGAGCGACTCACCGCGCGCACGCGCGAACGGCTGCTCGCGCGAGGACACCAGGTCTACCTGTCACGCGATTTCCCCCCCGGGGACGGCGCCATCTCGCTCGGTCAGGCGCGCCTCGGGGACTGGTCGCTCGACGGAGCGCGGGCCGTCTACGTCGAAACCTCGCGCACGAGCTCGTCGAGGTAG
- a CDS encoding HD domain-containing protein, translated as MPEPLPQSHERHRRLWELVAPRSPRDDVAHDVYHLLRVHQWATRLAPEAGVDPDLAGAAALVHDLVDVPKHEKDRPYASERSAEEARALLRLVGYSDREVAAVVEAVRTCSWSRGRAATSELGTVLQDADRLDAIGAVGVARVFATAQRMASAGKAVRLYHPTDPGALLDRPLDDLRQAADHFQLKLLKLAEGMHYPSARKEAARRHTALRAYLDELVREVST; from the coding sequence ATGCCCGAGCCATTACCGCAGAGCCACGAACGTCATCGCCGGTTGTGGGAACTCGTGGCGCCCCGTTCACCGCGTGACGACGTGGCGCACGATGTCTATCACCTTTTGCGGGTCCACCAGTGGGCCACGCGCCTCGCCCCTGAGGCGGGCGTGGACCCCGATCTGGCCGGGGCCGCGGCGCTGGTGCACGACCTCGTGGACGTGCCGAAGCACGAGAAGGATCGACCGTACGCGTCGGAGCGGTCCGCCGAGGAGGCGCGGGCGCTCCTGCGGCTCGTCGGCTACAGCGACCGCGAGGTCGCGGCGGTGGTCGAGGCCGTGCGCACCTGCAGCTGGTCGCGCGGTCGGGCGGCCACCTCGGAGCTCGGCACCGTGCTGCAGGACGCGGATCGCCTGGATGCGATCGGCGCGGTGGGCGTGGCGCGGGTCTTCGCCACGGCCCAGCGCATGGCCTCGGCCGGGAAGGCCGTGCGCCTCTATCATCCGACGGACCCGGGGGCGCTGCTCGATCGTCCGCTCGACGACCTGCGACAGGCCGCGGACCACTTCCAGCTCAAGCTCCTCAAGCTCGCCGAGGGGATGCACTACCCGTCGGCCCGCAAGGAGGCCGCGCGCCGCCACACCGCGCTGCGCGCCTACCTCGACGAGCTCGTGCGCGAGGTTTCGACGTAG
- a CDS encoding M23 family metallopeptidase: MRLAVPSRRPGRSWLVVGLLCGGLASAPGCSGTLRGGLLGEEGASDGGPGSIGVADGRTTGRADLRAPADLAARDGSPRRNPSDAAPAKRRLTVTEIVGGAYSVVQPYGYTTFNGGYEYCQGYGHWDASRIVHCGSDITLARGTKLYAMEDATVTESGGTGYFADSQNAAAGELRMRLSDGTEVIYGHCSRILVTTGARVTLGQEVAESGTQNGPHLHLEVRRPDKTCTYKACTVDPITFFGP, translated from the coding sequence ATGAGGCTAGCGGTACCCTCGCGGCGCCCCGGGCGGTCCTGGCTCGTCGTGGGCCTGCTTTGCGGAGGCCTCGCCTCGGCCCCGGGCTGCTCCGGCACCCTGCGCGGAGGCCTGCTGGGCGAGGAAGGTGCCTCCGACGGAGGGCCGGGGTCCATCGGCGTCGCGGACGGACGGACCACCGGGCGCGCTGACCTGAGAGCACCGGCCGACCTCGCGGCCCGCGACGGCTCCCCACGCCGCAACCCCTCCGACGCCGCGCCGGCCAAGCGGCGGCTCACGGTGACGGAGATCGTGGGCGGCGCCTACTCCGTCGTGCAGCCCTACGGCTACACGACCTTCAACGGCGGCTACGAGTACTGCCAGGGGTACGGGCACTGGGACGCGAGCCGCATCGTGCACTGCGGGAGCGACATCACCCTGGCGCGTGGAACCAAGCTCTACGCGATGGAGGACGCGACGGTCACCGAGTCGGGCGGCACGGGCTACTTCGCCGACAGCCAGAACGCCGCCGCAGGCGAGCTCAGGATGCGCCTCTCCGACGGGACGGAGGTCATCTACGGGCACTGCTCCAGGATCCTCGTGACCACGGGCGCGCGCGTGACGCTCGGCCAGGAGGTCGCCGAGAGCGGCACCCAGAACGGACCGCACCTGCACCTCGAGGTCCGCCGGCCCGACAAGACCTGCACGTACAAGGCCTGTACCGTAGACCCGATCACCTTCTTCGGACCCTGA
- a CDS encoding fibronectin type III domain-containing protein, whose translation MHTSELRQTLQGGITPEMKLRRARGLWKAGAGWASVAVVALVGGCGGVESAFDEESTGRVTYRVSAPPAAPTDLAASARSQCAIELTWTDNANDETGFRVERSVDGVSFTQIASVGANVTRYTSRGLTAGAAYFYRVRAYVKGSPTLYSAYAQTASPTTTLPALAAPTLAIQRTYATQADLSWSDDSASESGFKIERSADGATFVEVASVGADVTTYTDAGLAQGTAVTYRVRPYNACGAGPASNAASTTTTTCGAPADADGRGLWVWSYDQATKPGLLAFAAGRSVSAIYVESEALVAAQPATLTDLVQSAAAQNLKVELLFGAPSWARAASHEQALALARASVSYVQSLSGAKPTAVHFDVEPYLLPEWNTDRNGIANQYLDLLEGLAQAVAGSGLALAVDVPFWYDTVQVTRAGATRPLHKWVLDLVDRVVIMDYRDFATGGGGLIDLAASELGYAEAVCKQAVVGVETQCNLGDQLTFCEEGEGAMNAALGATRQAYVGNVAMAGVAVHYYESWQLLAP comes from the coding sequence ATGCATACCTCGGAGCTACGGCAGACGCTGCAGGGAGGCATCACACCCGAGATGAAGCTGCGACGGGCGCGTGGGCTGTGGAAGGCGGGTGCTGGTTGGGCGAGCGTGGCGGTCGTGGCGCTCGTCGGAGGGTGCGGGGGCGTGGAGAGCGCCTTCGACGAGGAGTCGACGGGGCGGGTGACCTACCGGGTGAGCGCGCCCCCCGCGGCTCCCACGGACCTCGCGGCGTCGGCCCGCTCGCAGTGCGCGATCGAGCTCACCTGGACTGACAACGCGAACGACGAGACGGGCTTTCGCGTCGAGCGCAGCGTCGACGGCGTGAGCTTTACTCAGATCGCGTCCGTGGGGGCGAACGTGACGCGCTATACGAGCAGGGGCCTGACGGCGGGAGCGGCCTACTTCTACCGCGTGCGAGCCTACGTCAAGGGCTCTCCGACGCTCTATTCGGCGTATGCGCAGACCGCGAGCCCGACGACCACGCTGCCGGCCCTCGCGGCGCCGACGCTGGCGATCCAGCGGACCTACGCTACGCAGGCCGATCTGAGCTGGAGCGACGACTCGGCGAGCGAGTCGGGCTTCAAGATCGAGCGCAGCGCCGACGGGGCGACGTTCGTCGAGGTGGCCAGCGTGGGGGCGGACGTCACGACCTACACGGACGCCGGACTCGCGCAGGGCACGGCGGTCACCTATCGCGTGCGCCCCTACAACGCCTGCGGCGCGGGCCCGGCGTCGAACGCGGCCTCGACGACGACGACGACCTGCGGGGCTCCCGCGGACGCCGACGGTCGCGGTCTCTGGGTCTGGAGCTACGACCAGGCGACCAAGCCGGGGCTGCTGGCCTTCGCCGCGGGCAGGTCCGTGAGTGCGATCTACGTGGAGAGCGAGGCCCTCGTCGCGGCGCAGCCGGCCACGCTGACGGACCTAGTCCAGAGCGCCGCGGCCCAGAACCTTAAGGTCGAACTCCTCTTCGGCGCGCCGAGCTGGGCGCGGGCCGCCAGCCACGAGCAGGCTCTGGCGCTCGCGCGGGCGTCGGTGAGCTACGTGCAGTCGCTGTCGGGCGCGAAGCCCACCGCCGTGCACTTCGACGTCGAGCCGTACCTCCTCCCCGAGTGGAATACCGACCGCAACGGCATCGCCAACCAGTACCTGGACCTGCTCGAGGGGCTTGCCCAGGCCGTGGCGGGCAGCGGCCTCGCGCTCGCGGTGGACGTTCCCTTCTGGTACGACACGGTGCAGGTCACGCGCGCTGGCGCGACGCGCCCGCTCCACAAGTGGGTGCTCGACCTCGTGGACCGGGTGGTCATCATGGACTACCGCGACTTCGCCACGGGCGGCGGGGGGCTTATCGACCTCGCCGCGAGCGAGCTGGGGTACGCCGAGGCGGTCTGCAAGCAGGCCGTGGTGGGGGTGGAGACGCAGTGCAACCTGGGCGACCAGCTCACCTTCTGCGAGGAGGGCGAGGGGGCGATGAACGCGGCGCTCGGCGCGACACGACAGGCCTACGTCGGCAACGTGGCGATGGCCGGCGTGGCGGTGCACTACTACGAGAGCTGGCAGCTCCTCGCGCCCTGA